A region of Allocoleopsis franciscana PCC 7113 DNA encodes the following proteins:
- a CDS encoding GAF domain-containing protein codes for MTGVLLVRQSLLNHHYQLSAKVHFTNEGKMSDRSPTQNPLIQEITELRREVAHLRGVKTVFDAQQELMRSLVTMLQTSNGTLMLRGLLQQTLSIARRITNAEEGSLFLLDESGIVTESILARGATIRAQKQRLIGEVLNKGLAGWVVRNRQVGLITDTLKDERWITLHNQPYEVRSALCVPILKGKLLLGVLTLMHSQPEHFSPDSARLMQMTAQQMAIILENAELYSKFRHADSELQHKELNLIEEEMTSEDELSKLGIYIMFGDGNFLYVNHRFAEIFGYTFGELISLESVINLVTPKNRGFIAKQINQCLQGQIQRLLCRFKGQRKDGRQIELKICGTRTKLYGKFVIIGALAEAESTLVK; via the coding sequence GTGACAGGCGTCCTGCTTGTTCGGCAAAGCCTCCTGAACCATCATTACCAGCTTTCAGCTAAGGTGCATTTTACTAACGAGGGAAAGATGAGCGATCGCAGCCCAACACAAAACCCACTCATTCAGGAAATAACTGAACTACGCCGAGAAGTTGCCCACCTTAGGGGCGTAAAAACCGTGTTTGATGCTCAGCAGGAACTCATGAGGAGTTTAGTAACCATGTTGCAAACATCAAATGGAACCTTAATGTTAAGGGGATTGTTGCAACAAACGTTGAGCATTGCTCGTCGCATCACCAACGCTGAAGAAGGGAGTCTATTTTTACTTGATGAGTCCGGTATTGTCACCGAGAGTATCCTAGCTCGCGGCGCTACCATCCGCGCACAGAAACAACGACTAATTGGCGAAGTTTTAAACAAAGGATTGGCAGGCTGGGTTGTCCGAAACCGCCAAGTTGGATTGATCACCGACACATTAAAGGATGAGCGCTGGATCACACTACACAATCAGCCTTACGAAGTTCGCTCTGCACTCTGTGTTCCCATCCTCAAGGGTAAGCTATTACTCGGTGTTCTCACGCTAATGCACTCACAGCCAGAACACTTTAGTCCCGATTCCGCACGTTTAATGCAGATGACGGCTCAGCAAATGGCTATAATTCTGGAAAATGCCGAACTTTATAGTAAATTCCGACACGCTGACTCAGAATTACAGCATAAAGAGTTAAACCTCATTGAAGAAGAGATGACGAGTGAGGATGAATTATCGAAGCTCGGCATTTATATTATGTTTGGAGATGGGAATTTTCTCTACGTTAACCATCGGTTCGCTGAAATTTTTGGCTATACCTTTGGGGAACTCATCTCCTTGGAGTCAGTAATCAACCTCGTTACTCCCAAGAATCGTGGTTTTATAGCTAAGCAAATTAATCAATGTCTTCAGGGGCAAATTCAACGCCTTTTATGTCGATTTAAAGGGCAACGGAAAGATGGCAGACAGATTGAGCTAAAAATTTGCGGAACCCGAACTAAATTGTACGGCAAGTTTGTGATTATCGGAGCTTTAGCGGAAGCTGAATCAACGTTAGTTAAATAA
- a CDS encoding Crp/Fnr family transcriptional regulator, with protein sequence MQATIEELSQILVFRHLEPSELERLQPFSQVQQYQQGEILMQEGDRLSSKLHSLLKGSLRVTKTAPTGKETILRTLFAGEIFAAPAIFGNGIAPATVTAETNCQILTIERDGLVEAIRQTPEIALRMLSVFNQRLQLLHDTVHGLVSERAIVRLAQFIQYFVSHSGTEITPEGQRLNIKLPYYQIARSIGITYEECVRLFKTIQSVVTYSRGGKITVLDLEALAAIASGNDSFV encoded by the coding sequence TTGCAAGCCACCATCGAGGAACTCTCTCAAATTCTGGTTTTTCGGCATTTAGAGCCTTCAGAGTTAGAACGCTTACAACCCTTTAGCCAAGTTCAGCAATACCAGCAAGGGGAAATCCTCATGCAAGAAGGCGATCGCCTTTCCTCAAAACTGCACAGTCTGCTTAAGGGTTCTTTGCGTGTCACCAAGACAGCGCCAACTGGCAAGGAAACCATCCTCCGCACCTTATTCGCTGGAGAAATTTTTGCAGCACCCGCTATTTTTGGCAATGGGATTGCTCCCGCCACTGTCACCGCCGAGACGAATTGCCAGATTCTCACGATTGAACGGGATGGCTTAGTAGAGGCTATTCGCCAAACGCCTGAGATCGCTTTGCGAATGCTGAGTGTCTTCAATCAGCGACTCCAACTGCTTCATGATACGGTTCATGGATTAGTCTCCGAACGAGCGATCGTGCGCTTGGCACAGTTCATTCAGTATTTTGTTTCTCACTCTGGAACCGAAATCACTCCGGAAGGTCAGCGACTGAACATCAAACTTCCCTATTATCAAATTGCCCGCAGTATTGGGATTACCTATGAAGAGTGCGTGCGGTTGTTTAAGACGATTCAGTCAGTTGTCACGTACAGTCGTGGGGGTAAAATTACGGTGTTAGACTTAGAAGCTTTAGCCGCGATTGCCTCTGGTAATGACAGTTTTGTATGA
- a CDS encoding mechanosensitive ion channel domain-containing protein — protein sequence MNNIPQEIFTRIYHIVASPLFKLGDTPVSIGSIFQLILSLLFVFFITRACKNFLKHRLLIRLNIDEGNREAIATIISYSFGTLGLIVVLQTTGFNLASLAVLVGGLGVGIGLGLQDATKNFVSGLTLLLERKLKVGDFVELNSLSGFIREISIRSTLIRTRDGAYVVVPNSKLAEDRIVNWSYDGFKSRIKVPVGVSYNSDPVVVTEILLKSAYMEKAVFHEPTPEVIFKGFMDSCLGFELWVWVNRIDREPQIKSSLNFIIEYNLRQQGITIPFPQMDLWFRNAEVFSPSPISRSNGHDTPQMVQQELPKQLSKPLAIRDLLRQVTYFHNFTDLELRQLIEIGYRKRLGESRILFREGDPGDAFYIILSGSIEVFVEKLDKRLTTLETGNFFGELSLMLGIPRTASVRALEDTILFVINNKGFEKLLHEQPELAEIIIEELGKHQEELAERQQQLRAMGLVDAAEDDKNPVAWVRKRLNNLFSL from the coding sequence ATGAACAATATTCCGCAGGAAATTTTCACAAGAATCTACCATATTGTGGCTTCACCCCTTTTTAAACTTGGGGACACTCCTGTATCAATTGGCTCAATATTTCAACTTATTTTATCATTACTATTCGTTTTTTTTATTACTCGTGCTTGCAAGAATTTCCTTAAGCATCGACTGCTTATTAGATTGAACATTGATGAGGGTAATCGAGAAGCGATCGCAACCATCATTAGTTATAGTTTTGGCACATTAGGTTTAATCGTCGTCCTGCAAACAACTGGCTTTAATCTTGCTTCTTTAGCCGTCTTAGTCGGTGGCTTAGGTGTTGGAATTGGATTAGGATTACAAGACGCAACAAAAAACTTTGTCAGTGGTTTAACTTTATTGCTGGAAAGAAAGTTGAAGGTGGGAGACTTTGTTGAACTTAATAGTCTTTCAGGCTTTATAAGAGAAATTTCAATTCGCTCTACTTTAATTCGTACAAGAGATGGAGCATATGTAGTCGTTCCTAATAGCAAACTGGCAGAGGATAGAATTGTCAACTGGAGCTATGATGGCTTCAAGTCAAGAATTAAAGTTCCTGTGGGTGTTTCCTACAACAGCGATCCAGTAGTCGTAACAGAAATTCTTTTAAAGTCAGCGTATATGGAAAAAGCCGTATTTCATGAGCCGACTCCCGAAGTTATTTTTAAGGGCTTTATGGATAGTTGTTTAGGTTTTGAACTCTGGGTATGGGTAAATCGAATTGACCGAGAACCTCAGATTAAAAGCTCTTTGAATTTTATCATTGAATATAACTTACGCCAACAAGGAATCACGATTCCCTTCCCACAAATGGATTTGTGGTTTCGTAATGCTGAAGTATTCAGCCCAAGCCCGATTTCTAGGAGTAATGGACACGATACACCTCAAATGGTGCAGCAAGAATTACCTAAACAACTGTCAAAGCCCTTAGCGATTAGAGATTTGCTCAGGCAAGTTACTTACTTTCACAATTTTACTGACTTAGAATTACGGCAATTGATTGAAATCGGGTATCGCAAACGTCTAGGAGAATCCAGAATCTTATTTCGAGAAGGCGATCCAGGGGATGCCTTTTATATTATTCTTTCGGGTTCTATCGAAGTCTTTGTCGAGAAGTTGGATAAGCGGCTCACAACCCTAGAAACAGGGAATTTTTTTGGAGAACTTTCTTTAATGTTAGGCATTCCTCGGACAGCATCCGTTCGAGCCTTAGAAGATACTATTTTATTTGTGATCAATAACAAGGGATTTGAAAAACTATTGCACGAACAGCCAGAGTTAGCCGAAATTATCATTGAAGAGTTAGGCAAGCATCAAGAAGAATTAGCGGAGCGGCAACAGCAGTTACGAGCGATGGGGTTAGTGGATGCCGCAGAGGATGATAAAAATCCTGTAGCTTGGGTTCGGAAACGGTTAAATAACCTCTTTAGCCTTTAA